One genomic segment of Sorex araneus isolate mSorAra2 chromosome X, mSorAra2.pri, whole genome shotgun sequence includes these proteins:
- the SLAMF6 gene encoding SLAM family member 6 isoform X1 translates to MLRMLLQLLCLFVYPGSANPVPASSSAPLVVNGAVGETKMLPLNLTGVNVSAVFWYHKQEAIAAISPGADGNLHAISPPKWKGRLTATSSFSVLLGPLTEADAGPYQAQIDKITLNYTLRVFRRLRTLNVTHSVQHLENGTCELQLVCVLPGDTGDSVRFSWKEAHGDTVGTEANLTMSWVPTEPRGGQLSCTAENPISNVSVSISPAALCAASGGVAAHVTPWMVALFVTVALGLLLAFLIFYLRKTRLRGNFCVSTRQMPNPAPGQTPRNTEHVYNITSGNTVYAQVTHPTQETEVTAPKRDGKSSTIYSTVQPRLETSSWGPGVSPRLCGLSREPGRNRGGPTPPAGDGLTCPPDVSAEASPPRPDPASQTEIHQSAFPARVLPGTSCLLQS, encoded by the exons CAAACCCGGTTCCTGCAAGCAGCTCGGCCCCGCTGGTGGTGAACGGGGCTGTGGGGGAAACCAAGATGCTGCCCCTGAACTTGACAGGGGTAAACGTCTCCGCCGTCTTCTGGTACCATAAACAAGAGGCCATCGCGGCCATCAGCCCTGGGGCCGATGGGAACCTGCATGCCATCTCGCCTCCCAAATGGAAGGGCCGCCTCACTGCCACCAGCTCTTTCTCCGTGCTGCTTGGGCCCCTGACGGAGGCGGACGCAGGGCCCTACCAGGCCCAAATAGATAAGATTACTTTAAACTACACTTTGCGAGTCTTCC GCCGGCTGAGGACCCTCAACGTGACCCATTCTGTCCAGCACTTGGAAAACGGCACCTGCGAGCTGCAGCTGGTCTGTGTCCTGCCCGGGGACACAGGGGACTCTGTGAGGTTCTCGTGGAAGGAGGCCCACGGGGACACGGTGGGGACAGAAGCGAACCTCACGATGTCCTGGGTCCCCACCGAGCCCCGCGGTGGCCAGCTCAGCTGCACCGCCGAGAACCCCATCAGCAACGTGTCCGTGTCCATCAGCCCCGCAGCTCTGTGTGCGG CGTCCGGTGGTGTGGCCGCCCACGTGACGCCATGGATGGTCGCCTTGTTCGTGACTGTGGCCCTGGGCCTGCTGCTGGCCTTCCTCATCTTCTATCTCCGGAAGACAAGACTCAGAG GCAACTTCTGCGTCTCTACTCGGCAGATGCCCAATCCTG CACCAGGACAGACGCCGAGGAACACAGAACATGTGTACAACATAACCTCAGGGAACACGGTGTATGCCCAGGTCACACACCCAACGCAG GAAACGGAAGTCACAGCACCCAAGAGAGACGGCAAGTCCTCTACCATCTACTCCACCGTCCAGCCGCGCCTAGAG ACCTCTTCATGGGGGCCGGGGGTCAGCCCTAGACTATGTGGTCTAAGCCGAGAGCCTGGAAGGAATCGTGGAGGCCCCACTCCTCCAGCCGGGGATGGTCTCACCTGCCCGCCGGATGTGAGCGCCGAGGCTAGCCCACCCAGACCCGACCCTGCTTCCCAGACAGAGATCCACCAATCAGCTTTTCCGGCCCGTGTCCTGCCCGGCACTTCCTGTCTTCTCCAGTCCTAA
- the SLAMF6 gene encoding SLAM family member 6 isoform X2, which translates to MLRMLLQLLCLFVYPGSANPVPASSSAPLVVNGAVGETKMLPLNLTGVNVSAVFWYHKQEAIAAISPGADGNLHAISPPKWKGRLTATSSFSVLLGPLTEADAGPYQAQIDKITLNYTLRVFRRLRTLNVTHSVQHLENGTCELQLVCVLPGDTGDSVRFSWKEAHGDTVGTEANLTMSWVPTEPRGGQLSCTAENPISNVSVSISPAALCAASGGVAAHVTPWMVALFVTVALGLLLAFLIFYLRKTRLRGNFCVSTRQMPNPAPGQTPRNTEHVYNITSGNTVYAQVTHPTQETEVTAPKRDGKSSTIYSTVQPRLESRPLHGGRGSALDYVV; encoded by the exons CAAACCCGGTTCCTGCAAGCAGCTCGGCCCCGCTGGTGGTGAACGGGGCTGTGGGGGAAACCAAGATGCTGCCCCTGAACTTGACAGGGGTAAACGTCTCCGCCGTCTTCTGGTACCATAAACAAGAGGCCATCGCGGCCATCAGCCCTGGGGCCGATGGGAACCTGCATGCCATCTCGCCTCCCAAATGGAAGGGCCGCCTCACTGCCACCAGCTCTTTCTCCGTGCTGCTTGGGCCCCTGACGGAGGCGGACGCAGGGCCCTACCAGGCCCAAATAGATAAGATTACTTTAAACTACACTTTGCGAGTCTTCC GCCGGCTGAGGACCCTCAACGTGACCCATTCTGTCCAGCACTTGGAAAACGGCACCTGCGAGCTGCAGCTGGTCTGTGTCCTGCCCGGGGACACAGGGGACTCTGTGAGGTTCTCGTGGAAGGAGGCCCACGGGGACACGGTGGGGACAGAAGCGAACCTCACGATGTCCTGGGTCCCCACCGAGCCCCGCGGTGGCCAGCTCAGCTGCACCGCCGAGAACCCCATCAGCAACGTGTCCGTGTCCATCAGCCCCGCAGCTCTGTGTGCGG CGTCCGGTGGTGTGGCCGCCCACGTGACGCCATGGATGGTCGCCTTGTTCGTGACTGTGGCCCTGGGCCTGCTGCTGGCCTTCCTCATCTTCTATCTCCGGAAGACAAGACTCAGAG GCAACTTCTGCGTCTCTACTCGGCAGATGCCCAATCCTG CACCAGGACAGACGCCGAGGAACACAGAACATGTGTACAACATAACCTCAGGGAACACGGTGTATGCCCAGGTCACACACCCAACGCAG GAAACGGAAGTCACAGCACCCAAGAGAGACGGCAAGTCCTCTACCATCTACTCCACCGTCCAGCCGCGCCTAGAG AGCAGACCTCTTCATGGGGGCCGGGGGTCAGCCCTAGACTATGTGGTCTAA
- the SLAMF6 gene encoding SLAM family member 6 isoform X3 — protein sequence MFRPGDAPNAITAALPLRLPGVSKPGSCKQLGPAGGERGCGGNQDAAPELDRGRLRTLNVTHSVQHLENGTCELQLVCVLPGDTGDSVRFSWKEAHGDTVGTEANLTMSWVPTEPRGGQLSCTAENPISNVSVSISPAALCAASGGVAAHVTPWMVALFVTVALGLLLAFLIFYLRKTRLRGNFCVSTRQMPNPAPGQTPRNTEHVYNITSGNTVYAQVTHPTQETEVTAPKRDGKSSTIYSTVQPRLETSSWGPGVSPRLCGLSREPGRNRGGPTPPAGDGLTCPPDVSAEASPPRPDPASQTEIHQSAFPARVLPGTSCLLQS from the exons CAAACCCGGTTCCTGCAAGCAGCTCGGCCCCGCTGGTGGTGAACGGGGCTGTGGGGGAAACCAAGATGCTGCCCCTGAACTTGACAGGG GCCGGCTGAGGACCCTCAACGTGACCCATTCTGTCCAGCACTTGGAAAACGGCACCTGCGAGCTGCAGCTGGTCTGTGTCCTGCCCGGGGACACAGGGGACTCTGTGAGGTTCTCGTGGAAGGAGGCCCACGGGGACACGGTGGGGACAGAAGCGAACCTCACGATGTCCTGGGTCCCCACCGAGCCCCGCGGTGGCCAGCTCAGCTGCACCGCCGAGAACCCCATCAGCAACGTGTCCGTGTCCATCAGCCCCGCAGCTCTGTGTGCGG CGTCCGGTGGTGTGGCCGCCCACGTGACGCCATGGATGGTCGCCTTGTTCGTGACTGTGGCCCTGGGCCTGCTGCTGGCCTTCCTCATCTTCTATCTCCGGAAGACAAGACTCAGAG GCAACTTCTGCGTCTCTACTCGGCAGATGCCCAATCCTG CACCAGGACAGACGCCGAGGAACACAGAACATGTGTACAACATAACCTCAGGGAACACGGTGTATGCCCAGGTCACACACCCAACGCAG GAAACGGAAGTCACAGCACCCAAGAGAGACGGCAAGTCCTCTACCATCTACTCCACCGTCCAGCCGCGCCTAGAG ACCTCTTCATGGGGGCCGGGGGTCAGCCCTAGACTATGTGGTCTAAGCCGAGAGCCTGGAAGGAATCGTGGAGGCCCCACTCCTCCAGCCGGGGATGGTCTCACCTGCCCGCCGGATGTGAGCGCCGAGGCTAGCCCACCCAGACCCGACCCTGCTTCCCAGACAGAGATCCACCAATCAGCTTTTCCGGCCCGTGTCCTGCCCGGCACTTCCTGTCTTCTCCAGTCCTAA